The genomic DNA ATGTAAAAAGGAAAATATAGATGGGATTCTATCATTAATCGATCCTGAGTTAAGTTTACTTTCCTATAATAGAGATGAATTTGAAAAGTTAGGAGTTAAAGTCATAGTATCAGATTACGATATTGTAGAAACTTGTTTTGACAAAATGGATATGTTTCATTTTTTAATTGACAATGGATTTAAAACTGCAAGAACCTATGATAGCTTTGAAGAATTTAATAAAGATTATAAAAAAGGTGATATGACATTGCCAGTATTTGTTAAGCCTAGAAAAGGTAGTGCCAGTTTAGGGATAAATAAAATTGATGATATAGATATTCTGAATATAGTAAAGTCTAAGGATGATAATTTATTAATTCAGGAGTTCTTAGATGGAAAAGAATACGGTATAGATGTATATGTAGATTTAATATCTAAGGAAATTATCTCCATTTATGCAAAAGAGAAAATAAAAATGAGGGCTGGGGAAACAGATAAAGCTATATCCATATTAGATGATGAATTATTTAAATTAATAGAGGATTTTATTAGTAAATTAGGAGTAGTTGGGGCTATTGATATTGATGTATTTAAAGTTAATGGTGAATACTATATATCAGAAGTCAACCCAAGATTTGGGGGAGGTTATCTATTAGCTTATGAAGGTGGAGAAGATTTTGCTCATTATATAAATAACAATTTAAAAGGAATTGAGAATAAAAGGAATATAGGGGAATATAAAGAAGGCCTTTATATGTTTAAACATGATACTTTAATTATAAAAGAAGAGTCTAATTTAATTTAATTTGTTATAATGGTATTGTGGTTAAAATTAAACTTTAAAAAGAAGGGGTCACTATGAAAAATAAAAACTTTATTCTAGTATTATTAGATATAGTGCTAATTAATTTAGCTTATATACTAGCATTATATTTAAGGTTTGATGAACATATACCAGCAAGATTTATAAAAGTATATTTAAGTCATGCTATATTTATTACTTTAATAAAAATTGTTATATTTCACTTTTTTAATTTATATAAAAATATTTGGAAATTTGCTAGTGTAGACGAGATGATAGAAATAGTATTGGCATCTATA from Tissierellales bacterium includes the following:
- a CDS encoding ATP-grasp domain-containing protein; its protein translation is MNVLITSAGRRTKLVEYFKNEFKGEGNVIVTDCDNKAPTLYIADKSYVVPRIDNKNYIPTIKEICKKENIDGILSLIDPELSLLSYNRDEFEKLGVKVIVSDYDIVETCFDKMDMFHFLIDNGFKTARTYDSFEEFNKDYKKGDMTLPVFVKPRKGSASLGINKIDDIDILNIVKSKDDNLLIQEFLDGKEYGIDVYVDLISKEIISIYAKEKIKMRAGETDKAISILDDELFKLIEDFISKLGVVGAIDIDVFKVNGEYYISEVNPRFGGGYLLAYEGGEDFAHYINNNLKGIENKRNIGEYKEGLYMFKHDTLIIKEESNLI